The sequence GCTCTCCGTGGCCTTCTTTGTGCAGCGGAAGCAGGAAGTTGTCGTGTTCTGCCCGGTGCATCAGGCGCTCGAGGCTCTCATTGTGTGAGGGACGCACGTCCATTACCCGCATCCGGCCGCCCCAGTTGTGGGCCGCGGCCACGGTTCCGTGATCGGTTCCAAACCCGATGTTATAGGCGTCCTCTTCGAAATGCTCTTTGGCGAGCTGACCGATATTGTGCTCTCCGCGGGCGCCCATCTCTGTGGCGCGTGCGTCACCAACGTGTGAATTGTGTGCCCACACCACCGCTTTGGCATCGTCACCGCGGTGGTCCATCAGTGAGGTGAGCGTTTTAAACATATGGGTGTCGCGCAGGTTCCAGCTCGACTGCGCCCCGAAGTACATGCTGCGGTAATATTTCTCCGCATTGGCTACGAGCCGTGCATTCTGCAGGGCATCCAGGTAGCGGGTTCCGTCCTGCTCCGCTTTTTCAATGCGGCGGGTCAGGATCCTGCGCAGCATCTCCGTGACCTCTTTTTCACATTTGCGGTACTCGTCGCTCATGGCGGCCGCGCCGTAGCTGGTCGGGTCGTTTTCGTAGGGCGACAGGCAGCCGTAGCGGTTGCGCGCAATCTCGGCGAGCGAGGGATCAAGATCTTCCAGGTAGTCAACGATCGCTTTGATGGAGGAGAACATGCTGTAGAAATCGAGTCCGTACACCCCGGTTCTGCTGTCCGGATCAGCGGTTCCCTCGTTGTACTCCTTCAGCCATTTCACAAAACGCAGCACCTCGCCGTTGTTCCACATCCAGGTGGGGAACCGGGTGAACGGTTCCTCCTCGGGAAGCGGAATGTCCAGATCCCTCACAAACCGGTCGATATGCGCGGCATCCGGCCAGTCGGCCTCCAGCGATACGATATTAAACCCTTTCTCTTCAATCAGCTTCCTGGTGATCTGTTCACGCAGCCGGTAGAACTCGGAGGTTCCGTGCGTGGCCTCTCCGATCAGCACTACCCGCGCGTCGCCGAT comes from Rhodohalobacter mucosus and encodes:
- a CDS encoding protein-L-isoaspartate(D-aspartate) O-methyltransferase yields the protein MVDLLDQKQEMLEKQLKARGITNQRVLDAMMEVPREEFISKDLVEYAYRDAPLPIDEEQTISQPYIVALAAEILDIREDEKVLDVGTGSGYAAAVMSELGKEVYTIERHKSLAESASKRFERLGYDNIYILHGDGTEGWPEHAPFDAINVAAGGPRIPEDLKEQLAPGGRMVIPVGSQIRTQRLVLTTRNNGQFSERDLGRVQFVPLIGTGGWVNREAKEESPPKKKKSVTDRINDAAEPFNNPESADLSPLLERIGDARVVLIGEATHGTSEFYRLREQITRKLIEEKGFNIVSLEADWPDAAHIDRFVRDLDIPLPEEEPFTRFPTWMWNNGEVLRFVKWLKEYNEGTADPDSRTGVYGLDFYSMFSSIKAIVDYLEDLDPSLAEIARNRYGCLSPYENDPTSYGAAAMSDEYRKCEKEVTEMLRRILTRRIEKAEQDGTRYLDALQNARLVANAEKYYRSMYFGAQSSWNLRDTHMFKTLTSLMDHRGDDAKAVVWAHNSHVGDARATEMGARGEHNIGQLAKEHFEEDAYNIGFGTDHGTVAAAHNWGGRMRVMDVRPSHNESLERLMHRAEHDNFLLPLHKEGHGELTREMEKSRLERAIGVIYRPGTEMQSHYFQASLSNQFDEYIWFDETRAINPLPPRKKEKGVPETYPFGL